The DNA window TCCCGCCAGCGCCCGGACCTTTTCCCAGTCCGGCCCACTCCCGATCACCACCAGCGGCTTTCCCAGCCGCGTGAAAGTCTCCACGATCAGGTCGATCTTCTTGTAGGGAACGAAGCGGCTCATCGTCAGGTAGAAGTCCTCACGTGGCCGGGTGGCGTCAAAGCGGGCGACGTCCACCGGGGGATACAGCACGCGTGCCGGACGGCGGTAGGTCCGCCAGATGCGCTGCGCGACGTACCGGCTGTTCGCCAGGAACACGTCGACACGGTTGGCGGTCGAGTGATCCCAGAGACGGATGTAGTGCAGGGCCAGCCGGGCCAGCGTGGCTTTCGCACCGCGAGTCAGGTTCGCTTCGCGCAAGTACTGCTGATACAGGTCCCAGGCGTACCGCATCGGGGAATGCAAGTAGCTGAGATGCAACTGGTCTGCCCCGATCAGGACGCCCTTAGCGACCGCGTGGCTGCTCGACACCACCACATCGTAGGGCGTGAGGTCGAACTGCTCGACGGCGTACGGCATCAGGGGCAGATACGTGCGGTAGTGGCGCACCGCGCACGGCCAACCCTGAAGCAAACTGGGGCGAACGTCCGCATGTTCCAGCGGCGTGCCGATGAAGTCTTCCGGCCGGTGGACGAGCGTGTAGATCGGGCTGCCAGGCAGGACCGTCAGCAGCTCGGCCAGCACTTTCTCGCTGCCCGCGTATCCCCCGGCCAGCCAGTCTTGGATCAGGGCGCTTTTCATGCTTGCTCCAGAGCGTCTTGCAGGACGGCCTGCACCCGTTCAGCGGCCCGGTCCCAGTTGAAGGTCGCGGCCCGCCGCAAGCTGCGCGAGCGCAAGTTTGCCCTCAGGCTTTGGTCCGTCACCGCGCGGTGCAGGCCGTCGCGAATCGCGTCCATGTCGCGGGGGTCCACCAAAATCGCAGCGTCCCCGACAATCTCCGGCAGGGAGGTGGTGGTGGACGTGACGACAGGAACGCCACAGGCCATCGCCTCGGCGGCGGGCAGCCCGAACCCCTCATACAGGCTAGGAAAGGCGAGCGCCGAGGCACCCCGGTAGTAGGCAGGCAACTCTTCTTCGGGAATCAGCCCGCTGAACACCACCCGGTCATAGACGCCCAGGCTCAGCGCCAGGTGGGCCGTCTCCGCGTCGGGGGGGCCGGAGAGGACCAGCCGCAGCTCCGGCAGCCCGAGCGCCGCGAAGGCCCGCAGCAGCCGGGGGACGTTCTTGTGCGGCTTGCGGTTCCCGACATACAGTAGGTAGGGATAGCCTGGCTGGTGAACGTCGCCGTCCGGCGTGAAGTTCGGCCCCACGCCGTTCCCCACCACCACCACCTGCGTCTCAGGGACACCGCCCCACTCCAGCAGGCGCTGCCGGGACGCCTCGGACACGGTCAGCACGCGGGCCGCGTGGTGCAGGGCGGGCCGCACCACCCGGTCGTAATACAGGCGCCGCGTCCACCCCGCCTCCTCCGGCACGTCCAGGTGAATCAGGTCATGCACGGTAAAGACCAGCGGCACGGGGCTGGCGAGCGGCGGGTTGAAGCCGGGCGTGAAGTGCAGGGCCGGACGCGTCCGCCGGAGGGCCAGATGCGTGGCGAGCGGGTCCAGGGGGTGGGTGGGGGCCAACGGCACGGAGAGAGGCACGCCGTCCAGTCGGCCCAAGACTTCCCGCGCGAAGCGGCCGATGCCGTGCGGTCCCATCCAGCGGGCATCCACGCTGAGGCGCGTCACGCTTCCCCCAGCACGCGGCGGTACACCTGCGCGGTCTGCCCGGCCACCCGTGCCCAGGTGTAGCGCCCCGCCACCCGTTCCCGCTGGCCCAGCGCGTTCCTCGGCCGCTCCAGGGCCGTATGCAGCGCGGTCACAACGTCGTCAAGGTGATGGGGGTTCACGAGGGTCGCGGCACTCTCCAGGTACTCACGAACGGGGAGCGCGTCCCCCACCACTAGGTTCGCGCCGTTCAGCGCCGCTTCCAGGTTGGCCAGGCCGGGCGTCTCCAGATCGCTGAGCAGGGCGTGCGCGTGCGCGGCGGCGTAGGCGTTGGCTAGGGTGTCGCTGCCGGGGGGGAAGCCGGTCAGGTGTGCGGCGTGACCGGGGTAGGTGTGCAATTCCCGGAAGAACGTGTCGGTGTATTCGCGTTCCGCCTCGACGGGTGCGCCGATGAACACCACCGGAACGCGCAGGCGTGCTGCGGCGCGCAGGAGCAGCAGGCTGTTTTTCCGCCGTTCGATCCGCCCCACGCTCAGCAGGAAGGGGGTGCCGTCTGGCCAGCCGGGGGGCAGGTGGGCGCGGAAGGCATCCGGGTCGCGCCCCACGAACATGGGGTCCACGCCGTTGGGAACCACCGTGAATGCCCTGTCCTCCAGACCGAACATCCCCTTCAGAAGGTCCTGCTCGGCGCGGGAATTGGGCAGGACGGCGGCGGCGTGCCGCAGCACCTGCCCGCGCAGCCAGCTCTGGGAGTACGGCACCTGGGCCAGCAGTGCCTGCGCCTGCCGGTCACGGCCCACCGGGTAGAACACGGACGACACCACGTAAGGCAGCCCCCGCGCGCGCAGCAGCTTGACGAGCTGCGCGTACACGTGGTCACTCCCGAACAGGTGGACCAGGTCGATCCCGCGGAGGAGGTCGCGGTCGAAGTAGTCGGCGTAGCGGACCTGCACGCCCAGCGGGCGCAGGGCGGCGGCGGTCTGGAGCAGTTGCACTTCCTGGCCCCCGAAGGCCAGGGCCAGGGGCCGCGGCAGAAAGTAAAGTACGTTCACAGGGGGTCCTTCGGGTGGATGGCCTGCCGGGCGAGCTGGCGGTAGCGGTTCAGCATGTCCTCGCGCGTGCCGCGCTGCACCCGTTCATCCAGCTTGATTTCCCTCAGGTACTTGTAAAGGGCCAGCAGCACGGCCAGGCGCAGGCCGTGCCGCCCGTCCCGGTAGCCCCTCTTCACCAGAAAGGTCAGGAGGAATTCCCGGACAGGCAGGGCCGTTTCCCGCAGCAGGGAAGGCCGCACGCCCTGCCCCTGTTTGGTCTGCGCCTCGATGCCGGTGTAGCGGTTGATCTTCTCCATAACGCTGGTGTAGTCGGTATAACTGAAGTGCAGCAGGGCATTGTCTCCCTGGTAGGGCAGCCTCAGGACGCGTGTGCCGGGCAGAGGATGGAAGAAATTGTGGACCTCGCCAGTTACCCGCATCTGCCCCTGCCGGAAAAAGCGGACATGGTGGTCCTGCGTCGGCCCCCAGCCCAGTCCCCGCACGGCCACCCCACCAACGAAGTTCTGGTACGGGAGATCGGCGGCGTCGAAGTCCCCACGCCGGGCAATGGCATGAAGCTGGGCCGCCAACGCGGCGGGCACCACCTCGTCGGCATCCAGCACCAGCACCCAATCGCCGGTAGCCTGGGCGAGCGCAAAGGCGCGGGCAGGGTCCGCGTACCCGAGGCGTTCATACAGAAAGACGCGGGCACCATACGCCCGTGCGACCGTGGCTGTCCGGTCGTTGCTGTGCATATCGACCACCACGATGTCGTCCACCCAGCGGCAGACGGAGTCGAGGGCCAGGGGCAGGTTGTGTTCTTCATTGAGGGTGTTGATGACGACACTGATGCGGGGATTCATAGGATGGACCTCGGGAGGGGCAGACGCCCCTTCAGCCAGCGGCGGGCGTCCGGCCACAGCAGGACCGCAACCACGACATACAGCAACAGGGGAACGGCGAACCAGGCTGCCAGCGCCCCCGGACTCTGAGTGTCGCGCCCCAGCATGCCTGCCGTGAGCGCCAGGGGAGCGGCGATCAGCCAGGGGGGCAGCACGCTCCGCGAAAACGAAAACGGCAGGGTCTGCCAGGCCACCCGGAAAAGAGCGAGGTTGGTCAGTTGCACACCGGCCGTGGCAAGGGCAAAGCCCAGCGTTCCGAACTGGAGAATAAGCGGCACACCCAGCCCCCAGGTTGCCAGGAGCCAAACTAGGGCAAAACGGAAGGTGACGTGCGAACGCCCCAGGGCGTTGAGCAGGGCCAACAGCGGCGTGGCCGTGGCGACGAACAGATTGCCGCACCACAGCAGTTCCAGCAGGGACAACGCTGACAACCACTTGGAGCCAAACACAAGCGTGGTGAGGGGGACAGCCAGGGCCAGCGTGAGTGTCGCCAGAATGGCGGTGACGCCGTTGGTGAGCAGCAGCACGCGTTCTACGGCGCGGCGCAGGGCCGCCGGATCCCCCTGCAAGCGCGCGAACACGGGCAGATACAGGCGTTGCAGGAACATCAGGGCCATCACAGGATAGGCCGCCACCGTCTGCGCCCAGTTGATATACCCGACGGCCTGCATGCCCAGCAGGCCACCCACCAGCAGCGGCGTGATGCTGTCCTTGACTAGGGAAACCAGGCTGACCCCCTGGTAGGGCAGGCCAAACGCCAGGTGAGGCTGCAAAAGGGCCGGATCCCAGCGCCAGCCGATGGGCCAGGGGTGGCGCAGATTGAGGTACATCGCCCCGATCAACGAGCGCAGAGTCAGGGCCAGCGCAAAGGTCCAGGCACCCCACCCGGCAGCGGTACCATAAATGAGAACACCATTATAAACCAGGGCCTGGAGCACCTCTGCGACCGCCAGCTTCTGGAAGTGCAACTCGCGTTCCAGGCGAATGGCGGCGATGGTCTGAAATGACGTGAGGAACAGGGAGACCCCCACCGCGCGAAACAGCCAGACATAGGCAGGTTCCAGATGAACGTAGCGTGTCAGGAAGGGCGCGGCCAGCCAGAGTGCGGTTGACAGCACACCCGCGCTGATCTGCTGGAAGGTAAACACCACCCGGTAGGTATGCAGGTCGGGTTCCTCCGGCTGCCGGATCAGGCTCGCCCCCAGGCCGACATCGCCTACCGCGATCAGGAAAACCAGCACAAAGGCCATCAGGCTGTATACCCCGAATTCGGCAGGGACCAGCCAGCGGGCCAGCAGCACCCCCGTTAGGACGTTGAGGCCCTGGATCACCACCTGCCGGACCAACAGCGCCGCTGCCCCCTGCATGGCCGCACGGCCAACGGTGGCTGCGGTCACGGGGTAGCCCTCCCCAGCGCCTGACGACGGGCGCAGTGGCCGAGATACACGGTGTATCCCAGGGCAGGCAGCAGCCAGAAGACGTAGTACAGCACGTTGTTGAACTGAGAAGCGAAGAGGATGGTCACGGCCAGACAGGCCCAGTACGCCCAGAAACCGAAGGCCAGGGGACCTCGCAAGCGGGCACCCCACCGGAACGCCGCCGTGATGGTCAGGCCCAGCAGCAGGATGGTAAAGGGAATCCCGAAGTTTGCGGCGGTCGCCTGCAAGGAGGAATCCAGGGAGGGCAACCGGCGGTACTGTTCCGTGAACATGGACAGGTAGTTGTACCCCACACCGAAGAGGGGATGGGCGGCAATCAGTTGCATGCCGAAGTCGTATGAGTCGAAGCGGGCCGCCGCCGAACGATCATCACCGATGGTCGACAAACGGATCAGCGTGCGGGCCAGATAGGGCAGGTAAAAGGGCAGCAGGGCCAGCAGCAATATGGGGGACAGGCTTGCCTGGAGCAGATGACGGGTGTCTATCCAGGACCGGCGTGCCGCCACCAGCGCGGAGAGAAACAGCAGGAAGAGCAGTTGCAGAACAGCCGCGGCCAGTGCGCTGCGGGAGCCAGTGAGCAGGATCGCCACCAGCGTCAGCACAAGCACCGCCCACCAGCGGAAAGCGGGCTGACTGTGCAGCAGCACATAACTCCAGGTCAGGGGCAGCAGCAGGATCACACCGAAGAAATTGGGGTCGAAGTAGGCGGACACCAGGCGGTTCAGGTGTGGGTCGCCCTGGAACACCACACCCATACGGCTCAACCAGGCCCACAAATCTCGGGAGTCGGGAAAGAGCAGCAGCAGCAGGAATGCCAACGCCACCACCGCCAGGTACAGGCGAACAAACAGCCGCGTGACCCGCTTGAATGCCTGACCATACTGTAAATATAGGGCTGTCCCCAGGAGGATGCCCGCCGTCAGGGTCCCCAGCAGCCGCAGCGCGTAGAGCAACGGCACAGCCTGCATCCCCCACTGCAAGACGCCCGTCAGGGCCGACAGAAGCAGGACCACCGCGCAGGGCAACACCCAGGGAAGACTGAGTCGCCGGGCAGGGCCGGACAGCAGCAGATAAGCACCCGCCAGGACATACAGCAGAACCTCGCTGATCAGCATGTTGTCCCCCAACCCACCACTGGGAATCAACCGCGCAAAGTTTCCAATCAACAGGAACGCCAGGCAGACCAGCACAAACCACCTCGCCCGGTGCCGTGTCCTGTGTCCTTGCGGCCAGAAGAGAACGCCTGGCAGCAGCACCTTAATATGCACCCCGGCCCATCAATACCACCCTCACCGTCTGAATCATGACCACCATATCCAGCCAGGGCGTCCAGTTGGTCACGTAGAACCGGTCCATCGCCACCCGCTCGTCATAACTCGTGTCACTGCGGCCGTTGGCCTGCCAGTAGCCGGTCATGCCGGGACGGATCTGCTTGTAGACCTCGTAGACCTCACCGTACTTCTCCACCTCGGCCTGCACGATGGGGCGGGGTCCGACCAAGCTCATGGTGCCCAGCAGCACATTGGCAAGCTGCGGCAACTCATCCAGACTGGTCTTGCGTAGGAACGCGCCAACCCGGGTCACGCGAGGGTCGTTTTTGAGCTTGTGCGTGGCCTCGAACTCAGCTCGGAGAGCTGGATCGCTGTCCAGCATGTGATTCAATTTTTCTTCCGCGTCGTGGTGCATGCTGCGGAACTTGAAACAGTCAAAAGATTGACCGCCCCGCCCCAGGCGGCGCGCCCGGTAGACCACCGGACCGGGGCTGTCGAGCCGGATGGCCAGGGCGATCAGCAGCAGCCCGGGGAAAATCAGCAGCCCACCCAGGACCGCGCCCACCAGATCAATGCCTCGCTTGATCACGCGCGCCTGCACGCTCCGCAGGTTGTTCCTGATTTCCAGGCTGGCCATGCTGCCGATGTTGTGCGGCAAAAGGGCCTGGTTGGGCACGCCGAAAAGGTCGGGAATCACCCAGGTAATGGGGAAGGCGGCGTAGATGCTGTTGACCAGGCGGCGCTGCGTCTCGGCCCGCGCGCCGGGAATGGAGATCAGGGCCTGCTCGGTGAGAGGGTCGATGAGGGCCTGCTCGATGGGGCCGAGGACAGGCACGCCCTGCAAGGTGGTGCCGTGCAAGGCGGGGTTGTCGTCGTAGGCGGCCACCGGATTGAGGCCGTAGGCGGGATGGGCCCGCAGGTGGGCGATGGTCAGGGCCGCGGTGTGCCCGGCACCGATCACGCTGATGGACCGCCCGAAATGCCCGGTGGAGATCAGCAGGGCGCGCACGGCGTACCGCATCAGCAGGGACAGGATCAGGATGAGCGTCCACAGGATCAGAACGCCCGTGACGCCGGGAGCGAAACGTTGCACCGCGAAGGCGGCGGCGAGTTGCCCCACTGCGACCTGCACGGTGCCAGTCGTGTGCAGGCGCAGTTCCGTCTGGGGGGAACGGCCGTAGCTGGGATAGAGGCCCTGATAGGCCCGCCATAGCACCCAGAGGACCATCCAGATCAGGGTGCTTTCCAGGGAGAGGACGGGGCGGCCGGTGGCGGTCAGGATCAGGGAGGCGAGTTCCTGCGCGAGCAGCGCGCTGAGGACGTCCCCCAGCAGCAGGCAGACGGCCTGGGGCAGCGCGGCCAGGCGGGCCGGGGCGGCCTGGCTTCCCAGCCGTGCCGGGGAGGCCGTCCTCGCCGATACGCGCAGGCCCATGCCCTAGCGCACTTCCTTGACGGTCGGGGTGGGCGCAGCGGGAGCGGGCGGGGCGGGAAGGGCGGGTCCGTAGCGGCGGGGCATCCGGGACGGACCCGCCACCTTGTTGAGGACGAACCCCACGACGGGCACGTCAGCCAGCCGCGCGGACCGCAGCACCTGACACACGTCCGGAAGGCGCGTTCGGCCCATCTCAGTCACCAGCAGCACGGCGTCCACCTGTTGCCCCAGGGCCAGCCCGTCAGCCAGCGCCAGCAGGGGTGGGCTGTCCACCAGCACCACGTCGTAGCCCTGGCTCCAGCGGCGCAGCCACTCGCCCAGCTCAGGGCGGCTCAGCAGGGCCAAGCTCCCATGGGGGGCAGAGCCAGCGGGCAGCAGGTCAATGTTGGGGGCGACTGGCTTCACCTCCACGTTCACGGGCGCGCGCAGGGCCTCCGCGAAGCTGTGTGCACCGCCCGTGCGGCCGGGAGCGTGCCCGGGCTGTCCGCCTGTGCCCACGTCCCAGAGGTCCTGCTGCCCGCCGCGCCACAGGTCGGCATCGAGGAGCAGCACCCGCTGCCCGCTGTCGGCCAGACTGCTCGCCAGGGCGGCGGTCAGGCTGCTCGCGCCCTCACCTCCGGCGAGCCCGGCGATCATCAGGATAGGCCGGGGCTGCCGCAGCGTGGCCTGCAGGTTGACGCGCAAGAAGCCCAGAGCCTCTGACTGTGCGAGGGAAAAGCTCCCTGAAGGGCGCAGGCGCGGCAGCCTCCCCAGCACCGGGAGGTTCAAGGTCAGCAGCTCCGCATCGGTCTGGACCCGGCGGTCCAACACGCTCAGGAGGGCCGCCACACCAGTTCCCAGTAGCAGCGCCAGCAGGCCAGCCAAGACCGCATTCCGCAGCGGCGAAGGCGTCACGGGCCGGAGCGGTTCCACGGCGCTGGTGAGGGGCTTGAGGACGCCCGGCCGGGCCTGCTCCAGAAAACTGAGCTGCGCGAGGTTGTCCTGCATGGTGGCGCGGCGATAGAGCAGGGTCTGGCGCTCCAGCGCCGACAGCCCCGGCAGGGCCAGGCGGCGGTCCGTCTGGGCCAGTTGCAGGGTGAAGTTCTCGCGGGCCAGGCGCACATCCCGCAGGGTGCGTTCGGCATCCCAGTTCAGCAGCAGCTTGCCCGTCAGATTGACGAGCACCTGTGCGGCTTGGGGCGTCTGCGCGCGAGCACGCACCTGATAGATGCTGTTCTCCCCGCCGCCCTGATCCGCCGTCACTGAGACGGTGCGGTTCCGCTGGCTCCCCTCGCCCTCCCGCACCGGGGTCAACAGCTCACGGGTCAACTGCTTCACCAGGCGTTGCCGTTCCGCGGGCGCAATGGCCTGGTTATCCCGGACGGCCTCAATCAGCGGCCGCAGAATCAGCGGACTCTCCACGACCTCGGCCACGGTGCCCGGCGGCAGCGGAGAGATCACCGAGCCCCCAACCACACCGATCTGGCTCTGGCTGCTGGAAGCCAGCAGGCCTGCCGCAGCCTCGTACACGCGCGGCTGGGCGCGGGACCAGAGGTAAACGGCCAGCGCCAGCAGGGCCGCCGTCAGGAGGATGACGGGCAGACGCTGCCGCACCCCCTGCCAGAGGGTCGCAAGGTCGATTTCGTTATCGGTATCCTGGCGGAGCAGGTCGGGAGAGTCGGGCTCGGGGGGACGGTATGCGGTCACGCGAAGCGCTCCAATTCCGGGTGGGCCTTGAGTTGCTGCACCACCTTCTTGATGTCCTGGGTGCGGTCCTTTCGCACCACCAGCGTCACCTCATCGGTGCGGACGACCACCACGTCCTCCAAGCCGATAGTGGCGATCAAGTCATCGCCCCGGGTGGTATACAGGATGGCCCCCCCGGTGTCCAGGCTGACATGCCGCCCCACCGAGACGTTCTGGCCCTCCCCCTTCAGCAGGCGCTCCAGGGCGTTCCAGTCTCCCAAGTCGTCCCAGCCGAACTCGGCCGGGATCACTGCGACCTCGTCGGACTTCTCCAGGATGGCGTAGTCGATGCTGATCTTCTGTACCTGGGGAAAGACGCCGCGAATGCCCCCCGGCGACCGGCCGCGAGCCAGCGCCTCCGAGAGCTGGGCGTACATCTCGGGCTGATACTGCCGGAAGGCGTCCAGGATAGCTCCCACCCGCCAGAGGAACATCCCGCTGTTCCAGGTATAACGCCCGTCGGCGACCAGGGTGCGGGCGGTCTCCGCGTCGGGCTTTTCGGTGAAGCGCGACACCCGGTAGGCGGGCAGTTCGCCGCCCTGCAACAGCTCTCCGCGCTGGATGTAGCCATACCCGGTGGCAGGAAAGGTGGGGGTGATCCCCAGCGTGACGAGTTGGCCGGTCGAGTGGGCGACCTCGATGGCCCGGCGCACCGCGCGGCCGAATGCCATCGGATTGGTGATGCGGTGGTCGGCGGGAAAGACGCCCATCACGGCTTCCGGGGCCTCCTGGGCCACCCGCAGGGCCGCATACAGGACGGCCGGGGCAGTGTCCCGCGCGACCGGCTCGACGATCAGGTTCTCGACGGGCATGTCGGGGAGCTGCTCGAGCACCTGCGTGCGGTACTCGCCCCCTGTGACCACCATGACCTGCTCGGGGCTGCCGCTCAGTACGCTCAGGCGGTCACTGGTGGCCTGAAGCAGGCTGCGCCCGGTCTCGTCCAAGGTGAGGAACTGTTTGGGGCGGTGCCTGCGGGACAGGGGCCAGAAGCGTTCGCCGCTGCCCCCAGCGAGAATGACGGGAAGAAAGACTGCTTCGCTCATGCCCGGGCCCTCGGCCCACCCGATGCGTTCAGGCGTCGCCGAACCCCGTGCCGCCGCCAGCCCCTCGCTTGCCTTGCCAGTTGTTGACTCATGGGAACTCCAATGTTGGGCGGGAAAAATTTTTCCTGCACCGCTCAGTTTACCCTCTCCTCACCCCCACTCGGGGGGGTCCCCGGGTCGGCGAGCGTGCCGGGAAACACCCCGCAGTAAAGCGCAAAAGACAGGTCTTGTCCCCCTGTTTTGCCCGCGCCTCACCCGCCCGGGGGGCTCGATGAAGGGGGCGTCAGCTTCATGAGGGGACGGAACTTCCTAGAATGCGGCGGATGAAAGCGATTATTCCCGCCGCGGGACTCGGCACCCGCCTGCGTCCGCTGACCTTCACGCGCCCCAAGCCCGTCCTGCCGGTCGCGGGCGCGCCCATCATCGTGCATGCGCTGCGGACCCTGCTGGACGCCGGGATTGACGAGGTGGCGATCATCGTGTCGGACGCCACCCGCGCCGAGATCGGGGACACCCTGAAGCAGGCGCCCGAGGCGCAGGTGACCCTGATCGACCAGCACGAGCAGCTCGGCCTGGGGCACGCGGTCCTGATGGCGCGCGAGTGGGTGGGGCAGGACAACTTCTGCGTGTACCTGGGGGACAACCTCTTCGAGCACGGGGTGCGGCCCTTTATCGAGCGCTTCGAGAGTGAGCGTCCGGCGGCGGTGATCGCGCTGGTGGAGGTGCCCGACCCCACCGCCTTCGGGGTGGCGCAGCTCGACGGCGACCGGATCACCCGGCTGGTCGAGAAGCCCAAGGTGCCGCCGAGCAACCTGGCCGTGGCGGGGCTGTACTGCTTCACCCCGGAGGTCTTCGGGGTGCTCGACGGGATGCCGCCCTCGGCGCGCGGGGAGTACGAGATCACGGACGCGATTCAGGGCCTGATCGACCGCGGCCGCACCGTGCTGGGCCAGCGGGTGGAGGGCTGGTGGAAGGACACCGGGCGCCCGGCCGACCTGCTCGACGCCAACCGCCTGTTGCTCGAAAGGGTCACGGAGGACGTGCAGGGGGAGGTCAGCGACTCACGGCTCACCGGCCGGGTGGTGATTCCGGCCTCGGCGCAGGTCCGGCGCAGCAAGATCGTCGGCCCGGTGCTGCTGGGCGAGGGCGTGGTCGTCGAGGACGCCTATATCGGGCCCTTCACCTCCATCGGCCGGGACAGCGTGATCCGGCAGGCCGAGGTCGAGCACAGCGTGGTGGACGCCGAGGCGCGCATCGAGTGCCTGAACACCCGCCTCCAGGACTGCCTGATCGGGGTGCGCGCCCAGGTGCGGGGCGGGCGCAAGGTACCCAGCACCCACAAGCTCACCCTCTCGGACGCGAGCGTGGTCGAGTTGGCGTGACGGACCTGTTAGCCCTTCCAGCGGACCTGCCCAACTCAGTGGACGATGGGGCGTGTGACCGCCTGCCGGGGCTGAGGCTTCCCCCGGTTCCGCTGCCCGCGACGGACGGAAACACGGTCGACCTGTCCGCCCTTCCCGGACGAACCGCGCCCTACGTCTACCCGCTCACCGGGCGGCCAGACCAGGCCCTCCCCGGCGATTAGGCCTTGATCCCGGGAGCATCACG is part of the Deinococcus apachensis DSM 19763 genome and encodes:
- a CDS encoding mannose-1-phosphate guanylyltransferase, with product MSEAVFLPVILAGGSGERFWPLSRRHRPKQFLTLDETGRSLLQATSDRLSVLSGSPEQVMVVTGGEYRTQVLEQLPDMPVENLIVEPVARDTAPAVLYAALRVAQEAPEAVMGVFPADHRITNPMAFGRAVRRAIEVAHSTGQLVTLGITPTFPATGYGYIQRGELLQGGELPAYRVSRFTEKPDAETARTLVADGRYTWNSGMFLWRVGAILDAFRQYQPEMYAQLSEALARGRSPGGIRGVFPQVQKISIDYAILEKSDEVAVIPAEFGWDDLGDWNALERLLKGEGQNVSVGRHVSLDTGGAILYTTRGDDLIATIGLEDVVVVRTDEVTLVVRKDRTQDIKKVVQQLKAHPELERFA
- a CDS encoding glucose-1-phosphate thymidylyltransferase encodes the protein MKAIIPAAGLGTRLRPLTFTRPKPVLPVAGAPIIVHALRTLLDAGIDEVAIIVSDATRAEIGDTLKQAPEAQVTLIDQHEQLGLGHAVLMAREWVGQDNFCVYLGDNLFEHGVRPFIERFESERPAAVIALVEVPDPTAFGVAQLDGDRITRLVEKPKVPPSNLAVAGLYCFTPEVFGVLDGMPPSARGEYEITDAIQGLIDRGRTVLGQRVEGWWKDTGRPADLLDANRLLLERVTEDVQGEVSDSRLTGRVVIPASAQVRRSKIVGPVLLGEGVVVEDAYIGPFTSIGRDSVIRQAEVEHSVVDAEARIECLNTRLQDCLIGVRAQVRGGRKVPSTHKLTLSDASVVELA